In Gordonia iterans, the following proteins share a genomic window:
- a CDS encoding Rv2732c family membrane protein gives MSESNGQAGASTAGRDREALSAYAKDLRRAERKVAGEIDPGARAVVVAACVLVALLSLVLPHAGDANGLDVLSMSETAHEQRIALPSQIFCWLLAVFGIGFSMLALLTRRWVLAWIALCGCAVASVAGMLAIWTRNTVGVGGIEPPSGPGAGLILGWVVAIVLTFHWSRVVWARSSYQIALERERREQAAVAEAFYQALRDKNKAGRSNRPTGRDAERSATEPGPGTADAG, from the coding sequence ATGAGCGAGTCGAACGGGCAGGCAGGCGCCTCGACCGCCGGACGGGACCGCGAGGCACTCAGCGCCTACGCGAAGGATCTGCGCCGGGCCGAGCGGAAGGTCGCCGGTGAGATCGATCCGGGCGCCCGTGCCGTGGTGGTCGCCGCCTGTGTGTTGGTGGCATTGCTGTCGCTGGTACTGCCGCACGCCGGCGATGCCAACGGTCTGGACGTGCTGAGCATGTCCGAGACCGCCCATGAGCAGCGCATCGCACTGCCGTCGCAGATCTTCTGCTGGCTGCTCGCGGTCTTCGGGATCGGATTCTCCATGCTGGCCCTGCTCACCCGGCGCTGGGTGCTCGCCTGGATCGCCCTGTGCGGATGCGCGGTGGCCTCGGTGGCCGGCATGCTCGCGATCTGGACGCGCAACACCGTCGGCGTCGGCGGTATCGAGCCGCCGAGCGGGCCGGGCGCCGGCCTGATCCTCGGCTGGGTGGTCGCGATCGTCCTGACTTTCCATTGGTCACGTGTGGTGTGGGCGCGCAGCTCGTACCAGATCGCGCTGGAGCGCGAGCGCCGTGAGCAGGCGGCCGTCGCCGAGGCCTTCTATCAGGCACTACGCGATAAGAACAAGGCCGGCCGGAGTAACCGGCCCACCGGCCGCGACGCCGAACGGTCGGCCACCGAGCCCGGGCCGGGCACTGCCGACGCCGGCTAG
- the miaB gene encoding tRNA (N6-isopentenyl adenosine(37)-C2)-methylthiotransferase MiaB, which yields MDDRIRPEADGTPRSYSVRTYGCQMNVHDSERIAGLLEDAGYVRAEPDAEADLVVFNTCAIRENADNKLYGNLSHLAPVKERRPGMQIAVGGCLAQKDKDSVLTRAPWVDVVFGTHNIGSLPVLLERARHNEDAQVEILDSLEAFPSTLPAKRESAYAGWVSVSVGCNNTCTFCIVPSLRGKEVDRRPGDVLAEVQALVDQGVLEVTLLGQNVNAYGMSFADPEIPRNRGAFAELLRACGKIDGLERVRFTSPHPAEFTDDVIEAMAQTPNVCPQLHMPLQSGSDRVLKAMRRSYRRTKFLGILDRVRAAMPHAAITTDIIVGFPGETEADFQQTLDVVEAARFSSAFTFQYSPRPGTPAATMADQVPPDVVKDRYQRLIALQERICLDANRELVGTEAELLVVADEGRKNSATGRMSGRARDGRLVHFRPDLRQVPGAADGIRPGDVVHTTITGAAPHHLVADDGIVAHRRTRAGDAHERGATPTTAPVGVGLGLPTLGRKPIAEPAVVCGGGACG from the coding sequence CTGGATGACCGTATCCGGCCCGAGGCCGACGGCACGCCGCGTTCCTACTCCGTACGGACCTACGGCTGCCAGATGAACGTGCACGATTCCGAGCGCATCGCCGGACTCCTGGAGGACGCCGGGTACGTCCGCGCCGAACCGGACGCCGAGGCGGACCTGGTGGTGTTCAACACCTGTGCGATCCGGGAGAACGCCGACAACAAGCTCTACGGGAATCTCTCGCACCTGGCGCCGGTCAAGGAACGACGGCCCGGCATGCAGATCGCGGTCGGCGGCTGCCTGGCGCAGAAGGACAAGGACTCGGTCCTGACTCGGGCGCCGTGGGTCGACGTCGTCTTCGGCACCCACAACATCGGCTCGCTCCCGGTGCTCCTGGAGCGGGCCCGTCACAACGAGGACGCCCAGGTGGAGATCCTCGACTCGCTGGAGGCCTTTCCGTCGACGCTGCCGGCTAAACGCGAGTCCGCCTACGCGGGGTGGGTGTCGGTGTCGGTCGGCTGCAACAACACCTGCACGTTCTGCATCGTCCCGTCACTGCGCGGCAAGGAGGTCGACCGCCGTCCGGGAGACGTGCTTGCCGAGGTGCAGGCACTGGTCGATCAGGGTGTCCTCGAAGTGACGCTGCTCGGCCAGAACGTGAACGCTTACGGGATGTCGTTCGCCGATCCGGAGATTCCACGCAACCGCGGGGCGTTCGCGGAACTGCTGCGTGCCTGCGGAAAGATCGACGGCCTCGAGCGCGTGCGCTTCACCTCCCCGCACCCGGCCGAGTTCACCGACGACGTCATCGAGGCGATGGCACAAACGCCGAACGTCTGCCCCCAACTGCACATGCCGCTGCAGTCCGGCTCGGATCGCGTACTCAAAGCGATGCGCCGCAGCTACCGAAGGACCAAGTTCCTGGGCATCCTCGACCGGGTCCGCGCGGCTATGCCGCACGCCGCGATCACCACCGACATCATCGTCGGGTTCCCCGGCGAGACGGAAGCGGATTTCCAGCAGACCCTCGACGTGGTCGAGGCCGCGCGCTTCTCCAGTGCCTTCACTTTCCAGTACTCGCCCCGGCCGGGGACTCCGGCCGCGACCATGGCCGACCAGGTTCCTCCGGACGTGGTGAAAGACCGCTATCAGCGACTCATCGCTCTGCAGGAGCGAATCTGCCTCGACGCCAATCGAGAACTGGTCGGCACCGAGGCCGAGTTGCTGGTCGTCGCCGACGAGGGCCGCAAGAACTCGGCCACCGGCCGGATGTCCGGCCGGGCGCGCGACGGGCGCCTGGTGCACTTCCGCCCGGACCTTCGTCAGGTGCCGGGGGCGGCTGACGGTATCCGCCCCGGCGACGTGGTGCACACCACGATCACCGGTGCTGCCCCGCACCATCTGGTGGCCGACGACGGGATCGTGGCGCACCGGCGCACCCGGGCTGGCGACGCGCACGAGCGCGGCGCGACTCCGACCACCGCACCCGTCGGCGTCGGACTCGGCCTGCCGACGCTGGGGCGCAAGCCGATCGCCGAACCGGCGGTCGTCTGCGGCGGGGGCGCGTGCGGATGA